A DNA window from Dendrosporobacter quercicolus contains the following coding sequences:
- a CDS encoding cyanophycinase — translation MREKAAGKLLIIGGNEDKYGDCIVLRKFVELAGGRKARIAVMTTATELPREVGDEYRVIFSDLGAEVVSVVNIDNREEASDRRQVSELEQAAGIFFTGGDQLRLTSILGGSPVDGAIRRAFKQGTVIGGTSAGASVMSTTMIVEGNSSDTPKKLALSMAHGMGLIDEVVIDQHFAQRGRINRLLAAVSQNPHVLGVGVDEDTALLVAPDGKCEIIGSQTVTVVDGKDIGYSNISESKCADPLAISNVILHILPPGFGYDLRSRKPYIKS, via the coding sequence ATGCGGGAAAAAGCAGCAGGAAAACTACTGATTATTGGCGGTAATGAGGACAAGTATGGCGATTGCATCGTTTTACGCAAGTTTGTTGAACTTGCAGGCGGCCGTAAAGCCAGAATAGCTGTGATGACAACTGCGACTGAACTACCGCGTGAGGTGGGGGATGAATACCGGGTAATTTTCTCCGACCTGGGGGCCGAGGTTGTTAGTGTGGTGAATATTGACAATCGGGAGGAAGCAAGCGACCGCCGTCAAGTGAGTGAGCTGGAGCAAGCTGCCGGGATTTTTTTTACCGGCGGCGATCAACTGCGCCTGACGAGCATTTTAGGCGGCTCGCCGGTTGACGGTGCTATTCGGCGAGCCTTTAAACAGGGGACGGTCATTGGCGGGACAAGCGCAGGAGCCTCGGTAATGAGCACTACAATGATTGTCGAGGGCAACTCCAGTGATACACCCAAAAAACTGGCGCTGAGCATGGCCCACGGTATGGGGCTTATTGATGAAGTCGTGATTGATCAGCATTTTGCCCAGCGGGGCCGGATTAATCGTCTGCTGGCTGCAGTTTCACAAAATCCGCATGTTTTGGGGGTTGGCGTGGATGAAGATACGGCCTTGCTGGTTGCGCCTGATGGAAAGTGCGAAATTATCGGCTCGCAAACCGTGACTGTGGTTGACGGCAAGGATATTGGCTATTCTAACATTTCAGAATCCAAATGCGCCGATCCGCTGGCTATTTCTAATGTTATTCTCCATATTTTACCGCCCGGATTCGGGTATGATTTACGGAGCAGGAAACCATATATTAAGAGCTGA
- a CDS encoding L,D-transpeptidase family protein, which yields MNLRTLYLPHRLSEIFWREDESHPLVADIQRLLAKHGLYTATIHSIYDAVTRDAVSQFQEAEGLPPTGSVDPLTYCRLHPAALSQIETRQPTQRAKTSVARANILITKSSRTLTLFNGNSPIRQFPVAIGKPATPTPAGNYAIASKITNPGGVLGTRWMGLNYDAYGIHGTNRPWLIGKMVSNGCIRMHNHHAEDLFVLINLGCPVYIRD from the coding sequence GTGAACCTTCGCACCTTGTATTTGCCCCATCGCTTGTCCGAGATTTTTTGGCGTGAGGATGAAAGTCATCCTCTTGTCGCTGATATTCAGCGCTTATTGGCTAAACACGGTCTGTATACAGCGACGATCCACAGTATCTACGACGCAGTTACCCGCGATGCCGTCAGCCAGTTTCAGGAAGCGGAAGGCCTGCCGCCAACAGGTTCGGTTGACCCTTTAACTTACTGCCGGCTGCACCCGGCCGCGCTAAGCCAAATTGAAACCAGACAGCCAACGCAGCGGGCCAAAACCAGCGTTGCCAGGGCCAATATTCTAATTACCAAATCCAGCCGCACTTTGACTTTATTTAACGGCAACAGTCCGATCCGTCAGTTTCCGGTCGCCATTGGCAAGCCTGCGACGCCAACCCCGGCCGGCAATTACGCCATTGCCAGTAAAATCACCAACCCGGGCGGAGTTCTGGGCACCCGCTGGATGGGGCTCAACTATGACGCCTACGGGATTCACGGCACAAACCGGCCCTGGCTCATTGGAAAAATGGTTTCCAACGGCTGTATCCGGATGCACAATCATCATGCCGAGGATCTATTTGTTCTGATCAATCTTGGCTGCCCGGTCTACATCCGGGATTAA
- a CDS encoding HipA family kinase, with translation MLIAVEYLGTIGVGVTSPRLFRANDGNVYVVKLQNNRLGQKVLVNELLACQFAGLLDLCFPEGGIICLEKPFIEKNKRLKAARVQAGCHFASRYLSSVEYVDRRNLGRAVNKAQMAGIMLFDHIFHNVDRTWNRKNLLLRRESNAYRLYAIDNSHLFRRGRWTVESLTKLAGRIRVNKRRTFGWLLKHYLSKADFDFYISRVKAITDHQLCCLVARIPQEWLPERREREALTDYLIKRRDMIDRIAAPLLQLIPDVDRAAKIDQNK, from the coding sequence ATGCTGATTGCAGTTGAGTATCTGGGGACCATTGGGGTGGGCGTTACTTCGCCCCGGTTATTCAGGGCCAATGACGGCAATGTATATGTGGTGAAACTTCAAAATAACCGCCTGGGGCAGAAGGTGCTGGTAAATGAATTATTGGCTTGTCAGTTTGCCGGGCTGCTGGATTTATGTTTTCCGGAGGGCGGGATCATCTGCCTGGAAAAGCCCTTTATCGAAAAAAATAAGCGGCTGAAAGCCGCCAGGGTACAAGCCGGCTGCCATTTTGCCAGCCGCTATTTAAGCAGTGTGGAGTATGTAGACCGCCGGAATTTAGGCAGGGCGGTAAATAAAGCGCAAATGGCGGGCATCATGTTGTTTGACCATATATTTCATAATGTTGACCGTACCTGGAACCGGAAGAATTTACTTCTCAGGCGTGAGTCGAATGCTTACCGTTTATATGCCATTGACAATTCCCACTTATTCCGCCGGGGCCGCTGGACGGTTGAGTCGCTGACCAAGCTGGCCGGCCGCATCAGGGTCAATAAGCGCCGTACGTTTGGCTGGCTGTTGAAACATTATCTGAGTAAGGCGGATTTTGATTTTTATATCAGCCGCGTAAAAGCCATCACCGACCATCAGCTCTGCTGCCTGGTTGCCCGGATTCCCCAGGAATGGCTGCCTGAGCGGCGCGAGCGGGAGGCGCTGACCGATTACTTGATTAAGCGCCGCGATATGATTGACCGGATTGCCGCTCCGCTGCTGCAATTAATCCCGGATGTAGACCGGGCAGCCAAGATTGATCAGAACAAATAG